The Oxalobacter aliiformigenes nucleotide sequence CGGCACCCTTGTCATTGTCGGACAAGTCGGGCCTGTCAGCGCCATTTCCACCGTTCCGATGATACTCGGCCGGCGCCGGATCGCCGCATCGCCCATCGGAGGAATCCGTGAGACACAGGAACTTCTCGACTTCTGTGCAAAAAAGAACATCCTGCCCGAATGTGAAATGATCCGCATCGACGAAATCAACAAGGCCTACGAACGGCTCAAACGTTCGGACGTCCATTACCGGTTCGTCATCGACATGTCATCCCTGACCGGTCCCGGGAAAAACATCGGCCAAAACGTACGTCAGGACTAGGACAAGCGGGCAACAGACAAAGGAGACAACATGATGCAAAAACGTCAACTGGGAAAGAACGGTCCGGAAGTATCGGCCATCGGTCTGGGTTGTATGGGAATGAGCTTCGGTTACGGTCCGGCCAAAAACAAACAGGAAATGATCGCGGTCATCCGTGGTGCTGTCGAACGCGGTATCACCTTTTTCGATACCGCCGAAGTATATGGGCCGTTCACGAACGAGGAACTGGTCGGGGAAGCGCTTGCCCCTTTCAGAAAAGACGTCATTATCGCCACCAAATTCGGTTTCAGACCCGATCCGTCAAATGGTGGAGCATGGACAGCCTTGGACAGCCGGCCGGAACATATCCGGGAAGTCGCAGAAGCATCGCTCAAAAGACTGAATGTGGATACGATCGATCTGTTCTACCAGCACCGGGTCGATCCGGATGTTCCCATCGAGGAGGTCGCCGCAACGGTCGGTGATCTGATCGCCGAAGGCAAAGTCAGGTACTTCGGCCTGTCCGAAGCGGCAGCGCAAACGATTCGCCGGGCCCATGCCGTTTGTCCCGTCACG carries:
- a CDS encoding aldo/keto reductase, translating into MQKRQLGKNGPEVSAIGLGCMGMSFGYGPAKNKQEMIAVIRGAVERGITFFDTAEVYGPFTNEELVGEALAPFRKDVIIATKFGFRPDPSNGGAWTALDSRPEHIREVAEASLKRLNVDTIDLFYQHRVDPDVPIEEVAATVGDLIAEGKVRYFGLSEAAAQTIRRAHAVCPVTAVQSEYSLWWRKPEEEVLPTLEELGIGFVPYSPLGKGYLTGSFNEKTTFSPSDFRSVLPRFTQEAMKANKDMVELVRKIAGQKQTTPARIALAWLLAQKPWIVPIPGTTKLSRLEENIGATDIVLDAGDLLEIDYAASKIRLTGARYPEKLEKLTGR